A stretch of DNA from Pseudomonas sp. HN11:
CAGCAGGCGATACGACAGTACGCGCAGGCGCAGGGTCAGCTGGGTAAATTCATCGAGTGCACGAATGCTCGGCACGCTGGACAGGGTGATGTCTTCGGTGGCGCCACGGATTTTGCTCATCTGGTTCAGGGCAAACACACCGAGAAACAACATCAGCGCACCAATAAACGCGAAGCCGAGGAAGGCCCTCGGAGCGATATTCATATTACGAAGCGACATGCGGGAATCCTGGAGGAGAGCGCGATCCGTGCGGCCATGAGATGGGGTGTCCCTTTTTATCGGTCGTACGACTAAAGTCTAAAGGGGCGTGTGCGGTTTTGTCGCATCTGACGAGGGGTTGGGCCGATTCAGGAACCAGATCCGGTAAATGCAGTCACTAAGGCTCGAAAGTGCGGCCCGGCCCTTAAAAATCGGGCTGCGCGCCGGGGATAACCCTGGCATCCGAGGTGAATTTTCTTTATCGTCACCGCCCTTTGAAAAAGCCAGAGAAATCAAAATGTTAGAAGCATCCCTCAGCCAATTGGAACAACTGGTCAGCGACCTGGTACAGCAGAACCAGGATCTGCTGGGCACCAACGAATCCCTCAAGGCCGAACTGGCCCGCGCCAAGGATGAGAACGACAGTCTGCAACTGAACCTGATGGAACAGGAAGAAAAGCACGGCGCCACCGCCGCGCGTATCCAGGCGCTGGTTGAGCGTGTGAGCGCAGGGCCTGTCGGCGCATGAGTGAAGGGATAAAGGTCGTTTCGATTCTCGGAGAGGATTACTCGATCAAGGCCCCGGCCGGGGAAGATAAAACCCTGATGCACGCTGTGACCATGCTCAAGGCCTCACTGGCCACCACCAAGAAAAAGTACCCGACCCTGATTGGGGACAAGTTGCTGGTGCTGGCCGCGCTGAACCTGTGCGCCGAGCAGATCGAAATGCAGCAGGCGCACCAGCAGGAACTCGACCGTTACCAAGAGCAAGTCAGCGCCACGGTCGATGTGATTGCCAAGGCGATCGGAACGCCTTAGAACCACTCATCTTGCATGCCGAGGCACGTGTCATCGCGGGCCTCCAAGATTGCCAGTTCATGATGGCAGCTCGGTACTTCCCAGGTCAGGAAGTACCGGGCGGCCTGGAGCTTGCCTTTATAGAAGGCCACGTCCGCCGTATTGCCCTTGGCCAAGCCTTCTTCGGCGCGAATCGCCTGTTCCAGCCAGCGCCAGCCAATCACCGTATGCCCGAACACTTTCAGGTACAGCGCCGAGTTCGCCAGGCTGCTGTTGACCTTGCCGTGGGCGAGATCCGTCAGCAGGCCGATGGTAACGGTTTGCAGGCGGTTGACCAGCTGTTCCAGTGGTTCCCTTAACGCGGTGAGGCTAAGGTATTGCTGCGCACGGGCGCCGGTTTCAGCAATCAGCCTGATGAGTTGCTTCAGGCCCGCGCCGCCGTTCTGTGCCAGCTTGCGCCCGAGCAGATCCAGGGACTGAATGCCGTGAGTGCCTTCATGGATCGGGTTCAGACGGTTGTCACGGTAGTACTGCTCCACCGGGTATTCGCGGGTGTAGCCATGGCCGCCGAGGATCTGGATCGCCAGTTCGTTGGCCTTGAGGCAGAACTCCGACGGCCAGGATTTGACGATGGGGGTGAGCAGGTCCAGCAGTTCGTGGGCTTGCTTGCGCTCGGTTTCGCTGGCCAGGGTGGTGGTGTCGTCGAACAGGCGCGCGGCGTAGAGGCCGAGGTCGAAGGCGCCTTCCACGTAGGATTTTTGGGTGAGCAGCATTCGCTTGATATCCGCGTGCTGAATGATCGAGACCGGTGCGGTAGTGGGATCTTTACTATCGGGCAGGCGACCTTGCGGGCGTTCGCGGGCGTACTCCAGGGAGTAGAGGTAGCCGGCGTAACCCAGCATTACCGCACCCATGCCAACGCCAATACGCGCCTCGTTCATCATCTGGAACATGCAGCTCAAACCCTGGTGCGGCTTGCCCACCAGATAGCCGACGCAATGCCCGTTATCGCCAAAGTTCAGCGCGGTGGACGTGGTGCCGCGCCAGCCCATCTTGTGGAACAGTCCCGCCAGCAACACATCGTTGCGCTCGCCCAGGCTGCCGTCGTCGTTCACCAGGAACTTAGGCACGATAAACAGCGAAATGCCCTTCACCCCAGGCGGCGCGTCCGGCAGCTTGGCCAGCACCATGTGCACGATGTTTTCCGACAGCGGGTGATCGCCGCCGGAAATGAAGATCTTGTTGCCCTTGAGTCGATAGGTGCCGTCAGCGGCAGGCTCTGCGCGGGTACGAATATCCGACAGTGACGAACCGGCGTGGGGTTCGGTGAGGGCCATGGTGCCGAAGAAACGACCGTCGATCATTGGCTGCAGGAAGCGTTGTTTCTGATCGTCGGAGCCGAAGCTTTCGATCAGGTTGGCGGCGCCCATGGTCAGGAACGGGTAGGAGGTAGAGGCGGCGTTCGCCGACTGGAAGTGCGCGAAACAGGCTTGTGACAGCAGGGTCGGCAGCTGCATGCCTCCCGCTTCGAAACTGCGCGCCGCGTTGAGGAAGCCGGCTTCGAGAAACGCGTCCACCGCCGGTTTTACCTCCGGAATCAGTATCGCCTTGCCATCTTCGTAACGCGGTTCGTTCTCGTCGTTCTTGCGGTTGTGGGGCGCGAAGTATTTTTCCGCAATACTGCGTGCGGTACTGATGGCCGCATCGAAGGTTTCGCGATTGTGCTCGGCAAACCGCTCACGCTGGGTCAGGCCCTCGGCATCGAGGACTTCGTACAGCTCGAAAGCCAGATTGCGGGAACTGAGCAGCGTCTCGGACATGGCGGCTTACCTTTGGAGGAATTGGCCTGAGTCTAAGTGCGCGAATAGAAGCTGGATAGCAAGATTGATTTGGGTGATGGGGAGGTAATAAGGAGCCATGAAAATTCGTGTCTGGCTCCTTCTGGGTGGCGCTAGAGCGCCTGGAGGCCAAGCTCGATTAAGACGTCACCAGCGGCGGTGTGCGTCCATTTCTTTGAGATGATTAAAGCCGGCTCGGCTACTGGACTGGCGCTTTGATATACCTCACCTACCTTAGCGTTCAGATAGTACTGCTCTTGGGTAGCCACATTGGGTGATGTCTGGAATGTGACCTTTGGTGTGCTTTGGTTGCTTTGAGTAGTCATGGTCTTTCTCCTGTGATGAAGGGGCCTGAAAACAGCTGAACATCAATCCAGGTGTAGGAAACGTACTCTTCCCGTTGGTCGCAGGGTAGCTGTTAGATCTAACAGGTCGGTGGGGACGTAGGAGATAAACAAATCGGGCACCCGTTGCGGGTGCCCGATCGTATTGCGATTTAGCCGATAGTCATCAAGCTCGCATTACCACCCGCTGCTGCAGTGTTAACACTCAACGCCCGCTCAATCACCAAACGCTCCAGCGCAATCGCCGTCTCGCCTTGGGACAAACCATGCACCCCGACAATC
This window harbors:
- a CDS encoding cell division protein ZapA, which gives rise to MSEGIKVVSILGEDYSIKAPAGEDKTLMHAVTMLKASLATTKKKYPTLIGDKLLVLAALNLCAEQIEMQQAHQQELDRYQEQVSATVDVIAKAIGTP
- a CDS encoding acyl-CoA dehydrogenase, encoding MSETLLSSRNLAFELYEVLDAEGLTQRERFAEHNRETFDAAISTARSIAEKYFAPHNRKNDENEPRYEDGKAILIPEVKPAVDAFLEAGFLNAARSFEAGGMQLPTLLSQACFAHFQSANAASTSYPFLTMGAANLIESFGSDDQKQRFLQPMIDGRFFGTMALTEPHAGSSLSDIRTRAEPAADGTYRLKGNKIFISGGDHPLSENIVHMVLAKLPDAPPGVKGISLFIVPKFLVNDDGSLGERNDVLLAGLFHKMGWRGTTSTALNFGDNGHCVGYLVGKPHQGLSCMFQMMNEARIGVGMGAVMLGYAGYLYSLEYARERPQGRLPDSKDPTTAPVSIIQHADIKRMLLTQKSYVEGAFDLGLYAARLFDDTTTLASETERKQAHELLDLLTPIVKSWPSEFCLKANELAIQILGGHGYTREYPVEQYYRDNRLNPIHEGTHGIQSLDLLGRKLAQNGGAGLKQLIRLIAETGARAQQYLSLTALREPLEQLVNRLQTVTIGLLTDLAHGKVNSSLANSALYLKVFGHTVIGWRWLEQAIRAEEGLAKGNTADVAFYKGKLQAARYFLTWEVPSCHHELAILEARDDTCLGMQDEWF